CCCGATCACCGAGCCGAAGGCCGCGCCGGAAGGCGATTTCGCCACCTGCGGCAGCGTCATCGTCATCACGAACTTGATCACCTCAAAGCCGATAGCCGCAAGCAAGGTGCCGCGCAGCAGCGCTTTTTTCTTCGGTTTGTGGCGCGGCAGCATCCAGAAAATCCACAGGAACAGCAGATAGTTGGCGAAAATCGAGATCGACAGTGCGATCGTCGTCAGCGCCGGCCGCAGCCATTCGATGCCGTCCAGCCCCAGCGCGTTGACGATCGCCGCCTGCGCCGACCCGGCGACCGAGGTCAGCGACAGCGTGATAATCAGCGCGACCACCAGGCCGGTCAGCGAGATGAAATCGCGGGTGTACTTGAAATAGATTTTCTCCTGATCCTGCGGATTGCGCTCCCAGACGTCACGTGACTGCGCGCGGATCGCTTCGCGCAGGTTGCCCATCCAACTGATGCCGGAATAGAGCGCCAGCGCCAGGCCGGTCAACCCCACGGTGGTGCGCTGCTGAATGGCGGTATTGACGGTGTTCTTCAGCGTGCTGGCCAGCGTCGGATCGCTGATGCTGCCGACGATCCGGTTGATCAAGCGGGCCAGCAGATCCGGGTTGGAAGCCAGCACGAAACCGGCGGCGGCGAACGACACCATCAGGATCGGGATCAGCGAGAGGAATGAAAAGTAGGTGATGGCGGCGCCGAACTGGCTGCCCAGCCGATCGTTAAAACGTTCGGCGGCGCGCAGCAGGTGCGCCACGCTCGGCCAGGCTTTGATGCGTTCAATCAGACGTGAAAAACCGCTGATGCGGCGGTCGAGCGTCTCATGGCCGGTCTTGATGGCGATAAGCGGCTTCGGTGGCGTGTCTTGTGCGGGCTCGCGGCGTTCCTGGTCTGGTCCTGTAGGCATTACTTCACGATTTCCTTAACGTTAAACGGCATGTATCAGCGTTGATTATAGCCAAAGCCCTGCGGCGTTTTGAGCGCCGGGGCGGCAAACGGTCAATTTCCGAGCTTAACGCGTTAGCGCCCTGCATGAAATGCCGGGGATGGCGCGATAGGTAAAATTCCTATGGAAACCCCGTGGCGCCTCGGTTTTTTTCACTTCTCTACCTCCAATTTTTATCTGTTTCGTCGGCGAGAAAGCGTTTACTCATGATGTGGCGTCGCGCTTTACCGCTCGCCGCTCCGCTGCAGCCGTAGGGGCTGGAACGGTCTTATCCGTCATCAACAGAAAAACTGGAAGGTCTTATGAAATTGCTTAATCACCCCACCTGTCGTCCGTTTACCGAAGCGGGCAATCTGTCGCAGATCTCCGCCTACTATGAAGAGGGGCGGCACATCATGTGGATGCTGCTGCGCGCTGCGCCACGCCCCTGCTTCAACCAGGCGTTGATTGAAGACATCATGACGCTGGCGCAGGCGGCGAAGGAGTCTTCGCTGCGGTTCGACTTCTGGGTCACCGGCTCGCTGGTGCCGAACATGTTCAACGTCGGTGGCGATCTGCAGTTCTTCGCCGAAGCGATCAAAAACCGCAAGCGCGAGGCGATGATGGCCTACGCGCGCGCCTGCATCGACTGCGTGCATGCGGCGGCGCGCGGTTTCGACACCGGCGCGGTCAGCATTGCGATGGTTGAAGGCAGCGCGCTGGGCGGCGGTTTTGAAGCGGCGCTGGCGCACCATTTCGTATTGGCGCAAAACAATGCGCGCATGGGGTTCCCGGAGATTGCGTTCAACCTGTTTCCCGGCATGGGGGGTTACTCGCTGGTGGCGCGCAAGGCGGGCATGCGCTTGGCCGAGGAGCTGATTTGGGGCGGCGAGTCGCACACCGCAGAGTGGTTCGAGAGTCGCGGGCTGGTAGACCAGCTGTTTCAGCCCGGCGATGCTTACCTGGCGACGCGCACCTTCATCGATACCATCCGGCCGAAGCTCAACGGCATGCGCGCCATGCTGCGGGCGCGTCAGCGCGTGTTGCAGCTGACGCGTTCCGAGCTGATGGACATTACCGAAGATTGGGTGCACTCGGCCTTTACCATTGAGGAAAAAGACCGTGCCTACATCGAGCGGCTGGTGATGTTGCAGGATCGCCATACCCTGAACCTGCGTCGTGCCGGCTAACGTTAACGCGCCCGCCTCATGCGGAGGGTGAGCGCGGGCGATAGGACTGCAGCCAATGCTCCAGCTGTTCCGGGAGCATTGGCCGCGCGAACAGAAAGCCCTGTTTTTCGTCCACGCCGACTTCGTCGAGGAAGTGGTTTTCGCTCTCGGTCTCCACTCCTTCGGCGATCACGCGGAAGGCCAACGCCTCCGCCGCCGCGACGATCGCGCGTACCAGCGATTGCGATACCGGATTGAAATTCACCCCGCGCACGAAGCTTTTATCCAGCTTGATGGCGTCCAGAGGAATACGTGCCAGCTGCGCCAGCGACGAATAGCCGGTGCCAAAGTCGTCGAGATGCACCTGCGCGCCCAGTTCGCGCAGCCGGGTGATCAGCGCGCGCGCGCGATTCTCGTCTTCAATCAGGCTGCTTTCGGTCAACTCGAAGTCCAGCAGACAGGGGGCCATGCGGTGACGGTGCAGCACCCCGAGCAGGTCGTTGACGATGCTGTCATCGGCCAGCTGACGGGCAGAGAGGTTGACCGCCACCCGCAGATTCAATCCCTGCTCTTGCCACTGCGCCGCCTGCCCGGCGGCGGTTTGCAGCACCCATTGGCCCAGCGGGCCGATCAGGCCGGACTCCTCGGCGTAGGAGATGAACTGCAGCGGTGGGATCAGGCCGCGCTCCGGCGAATCCCAGCGCACCAGCGCTTCCACGCTGTGCACTTCACCGCTGTGCGCGTCGATTTTAGGCTGGTAATACAGCACCAGCTGATTTTGCTCCAACCCTTTGCGCAGATTGGTGTCCAGCCACATGTACTCGGCGACGCGTTTGTTCATCTCCGGCGAGAAGACGGTATAGGTGCGTTTTCCGTGCTCCTTGGCGACGTACATGGCGGTATCGGCGCTGCGGATCAGGCTGTCGAGATCGTTGCCGTGCTCCGGGCACAGCGCGATGCCGATCGAACAGCCGGTATACACCTCAATCAGGCCGATGCGAAAAGGGGTCTTCAGCCTGTCGATAATGCGCTGCGCCAGCGTTTGCAGGCGCTCGCGATCGCTTTGTGGCGCCAGCACCAAGAATTCGTCGCCGCCGAGGCGGGCGAGCACTTGATCCGGGCTCAGGCAGCCGAGGATCGCCAGCGCGACCTCGACCAGCAGCCGATCGCCGAACATATGGCCGTAGGCGTCGTTGACCTTTTTGAAGTTGTCGAGATCGAGGTACACCAGGCCGAAACTCTCTTCGCCGCGCGTGGCGATGGCGTGATTGATCTTGTCTTGTATGGCGTTACGGTTCGGCAGGCCGGTGATGAGATCGGTGTTGGCCAGCACCCGTAGCCGCTCTTGCGCGCGGCGTTCTTCGGTGATGTCGGTACCGGAGCAGATCAGAAAGACTTCGTTTTTTCCGCTGCCGCTGTGCACGAATTTGTTGCGAAACAGGAACAGCCGTTCACCCTTGACCGTCTTTACCCAGCGTTCCACCTCATAGGACGAACCGTTGCGGAAGAAGCCGGCGATGTTGCGCCGCGAAGCGGCGGCTTCTTCCGGGCTCATAAACAGTTGGAAAACGTTTTTGCCGATCACCTCGTGTTCGTGCAGCCCGGTGTACTCCTCGCTCAGCCGGTTGAAGCGCTGGATGCGGCCGTGCTGATCGACGATCACGATCACCGAGTTGGCTTCGGACACCACCTGCTCGGCGAAGGAGAGGCCATGCACCAGGTCGCGCGCCACGGATTGGGTGTCGCTGAAGGCGGAAGCGGTGCCCGCCCATTCGAGGTTGTTGACGCGGCGCCCGACCAGATGCAGATGCAGCGGTTCACCGGCTAGCGTAATGGTCAGCTCAAGGCTGGCGGTCACGCCGGTCAGACGGCGGATTTTCGCCGCTTCCATGGCGCTGAGCGCCACCGCGACATGAGCTTTGCCCTTAATAGCGGACAGCTCCAGGGCATTGCTGTCAAACGCCAGCCGCCAGTGGGGGCTTTGGGTGCCGAAGTGAGCGCTAAGAAGCTCAGGGCCTTGGTCTGCGGGCATGACGATTCCTCAAAAGAGCACGGGCGGGCGGGCGGCACAGCGCCGGGCAGCCTGTTGGCCCGAAAGCGATCGCCGTACGCATCTGTGCATCATATAACAGGTTTTCACAGGCGGGGCGGGTGATGGAAACTATTATATAAGCAATGATTAGTTTTGCGGTGTAAACGTCGCCCGGCGGCCGCTTGCCTTAAAGTGTAGGAGAACATCGGATCGTGTGATGCTTAGTGATTTCCCCTGCTATCGGAAAACGGTTGATACAAGGTTGCCGTGCAGGTGAGTAAATTATAGCGGTGAGGGGAAAGCGGAAAAATAACTCCACCGGGGGGATTTTTGCCGAGAAATTGAAATTTCCATCAAATAAACGCCATCTTCATAGTTTTCTCATAATTGGTGAATAAATCCGATCCGGGTTTTAAAAAGTTTACACACCCTCGCATTACTTGAAATTTATCAGCCTATTATTATCTCCGACAACGAATGAGCCTGTTAACGTACAGCGCTCCTGATGAAGAAAATTTTTAAGGAAATGATTATGCGTAAATTGACGGCTTTATTTATTGCTTCCACGCTGGCCCTGGGTTCTGCTTCCGCGGCGTTCGCCGCCGATACGGCGACGGCCCCGGCGGCGGATGCGGCGCCGATGAAAATGATGCATCACAAGGGTGAAGGCAAAGGCGGCCCGTTCGCCGGGCTGAACCTGACCGAGCAGCAGCGCCAGCAGATGCGCGATATCATGAAAGAGTCGCACCAGAAGCGCGGGCCGGGCATGAAAGAGGAGCGCCAGGCGTTGCACAATCTGGTCGCTTCCGACAGCTTTGACGAAGCGAAGGCGAAGGCGCAAATTGACGCGATCGGCAAAGCGCAATCCGAACGCATGCTGGCACGCGCCAAAGCGGAAAATAAAATGTATAACCTGCTGACGCCTGAGCAGAAAAAACAATACAATGAGAATTATCAGAAACGCGAGCAAAAGATGATGGACCACATGAATAAAATGAAGGAGCAGATGCCCGCCGGTCAGTAATATCCGCTCGCGGTGAATAATAAAGGGCCAGGCTATTTGTCTGGCCCTTTTTATTGTAAGCCTTAAACCACCTCCTAAGGAGGTGGTGATTGAACCTGTGAGGCTCTAGCCTGAAGGAAACCCATGCCGGAATATTCCAGCTTACTCACCACAAGTAAGAAGGAAATCACCAACATGGGTTTATACAGGAGTTCATCACATGTGTTCTGGCGTTGCAAATACCACCTGGTTTGGACGCCAAAGTATCGATTTAAAATCCTCCGCGACAAGGTGGGCAAAGAGCTCTACCGAACAATTTATATCCTCTGCAACATGAAGGACTGTGAAGTTCTTGAGCTAAATATTCAGCCAGATCATGTGCATCTGGTCGTGATAGTCCCCCCGAAGCTATCGATTTCGACGTTGATGGGCGTCCTGAAAGGACGCAGTGCAATCCGGCTTTACAATCGTTTCCCACATATACGAAAGAAGTTGTGGGGCAATCATTTTTGGGCAAGGGGATACTTTGTCGATACGGTAGGGGTAAACGAAGAAATTATCAGGCGATACGTGAAGTATCAGGATAAGAAGGACCAAGAGATCGAACAGCAGATGGAGCTGTTGCAGGATTAACTCGAAAATGGCCCCCTTTTAGGGGGCGTCGTGTAAAGCCACCTCCTCAGGAGGTGGTCTTTTACTTGGCGTTATCACCGGCAGGTTCTGCAGTGAGTGATAATCATTCCCCGCCGACAATGCGCCGGAACTGTTCGGCAACGGCCTGTGCAAAGCGCGGGTCGTTAATATGATAAGGCGTTTTTATCAGCCGGCGTTTGTCGGTGGCGTATACCGTTTCTTCCAGCGCTTGCGTAAAGGCGGCCAGCGCCGCCGGATCCCAGAACGGTTGGCCGGGCGCATCCAAAGCCGATACGCCGCCCGCCGGGATAACGAAACGCACTTCGCCCGCGCAGGCGTTGATTTTTTCGCCCATCCAGCGCCCCATTAACGCATTCTCCCGAGCGCTGGTGCGCACCAGCGTCACTTGCGGGTTGTGATGGTGACGCAGACGGTTGGCATAGCGAGCCGGCACCGTATTCGGCGCGCCGAAGTTGATCATGTCTATCGCGCCGCAGGAGAGCACGCACGGGATGCCGGTACGCGCGATGGCACCGAAACGATCCGTATTGCAGGGCAGCACACCGCCAAACAGGTAATCGGCCACTTCGGTAGTGGTTAAATCGATGGCGCCGTGCAGTTGGCGATTATCGATCAGTTTTTCCAACGATCTGCCGCCGCTGCCGGTCGCATGAAACGTCAGACAATCCCATTGTGTTCCCAGTTCGGCAATCAACGCCTGAACGCAGGGCGTGGTGACGCCAAACGTCGTCAGGCCGATCGCGGGTTTGTTGTCGTGATAGTCGACGGCGGCGAAGTGCACTGCGCCGGCTATCTGGCGCGCTGCGTTGCTCAGCACCCGTCGCGAGATGCGGTTCAGGCCGGCGAGATCGGTGACCGAATACAGCATGTTGATATCGCTGGCGCCAACATAGGCGGAAACGTCTCCCGCCGCCATGCTCGAGACCATCACTTTCGGCAGGCCGATCGGCAGCTGCTGCATGGCCGGCGTGATGATGGCGGTGCCGCCGGAGCCGCCCAGGCCAAGCAAGGCGGCGATATCGCGGCGCGTCAGGATAAAACGTTCGAAAGCGGTCGCCATGGCGGCGATCGCCTGGCCGCGACTGGCGCAGAAGACCGCGTCGGCGCCCGCCGGATGGTGGCGTGCGACGTCCTCTGGACCGATATCGGCCGGGGAGTCAAACGGCAAGCGACGAGTGGAAAGATCGACGGTTCGCGTGGGTAAATTCAGGGCAGCGATCAGCCGCCGTACATACTCCAGCTCTTGTCCTTTCGTATCTGCTGTGGTAGCAATATAGACAAAATTTGAAGTGTCTTTCATGTATCTTCCTGGGGTTTTTCTAATTTTTATTTATAAATCATTTTGTTATGTTTTTTAGGGTGCCCTGGTGTTGGCGTTTAAATTAAATTGATTAATGTATTTATATAATGAGACGGCAGTATCATTTTTGCAAGGGCAGCTCAGTGCAAAATGGGACTCCTGTCTCATTTTTGAGCTTTTCAACGTGGCCGGCGTTTTGCCGGCAGCCAGTCGACAGAGGCGCATCCTCTGTTGCGCAAGCGTGTGCAGATGCATGAGGTTTATGTGCCGATAGATGCCTTTCCCACCCCGTTTGATCCTTCACTGACTTCCACCCGGGCAAAAACCTACCGTTTGTTGCTGGCCAGCGCGATGACGCTGTATGACGAAGGGGCGTTTCCTTCGATCACCGAACTGGCGGCGCATGCGCAGGTATCGCGTGCGACGGCCTACCGCTATTTTCCGACCCAGAGTGCGCTGATTAGCGCCGTGGTGGCGGAAAGCCTGGGGCCTATTCTGGAATGGCGCCCGCAAGACGATGACGCCCTGAAACGCATCCAGCAGTTGCTGACTTTCGCCTATCCTCAGATGGAGCGGCACGAGGGAGCATTGCGCGCGGCGCTGCAGCTCTCTTTGCAACAGTGGGCGCACGCGACGCCGGGCGAGAAATTCGTGCGCGGCAACCGCAAGCGTCTGTTGGCGCTGGCGGTGGAACCGCTGCAGGGCAAACTGCCGCCGGACTCTCTGCAGAGAGTGATTCATGCTTTCTCGCTGATTTACGGCTCGGAGGTGTTTCTGGTGCTGAAAGATATCTGGGGGCTGGAGCTTGAGAGCATTCAGGACGTCACGCAATGGATGGCCAAAGCCATTCTGCGTCAGGCGGAAGAGGACGCGACGAACTGCAAAAAAACATCAGCAGGATAATCCAATTTTTGCCGATGGCCGAGTGAAAAACCAGCATAATTCACTGAGTGAATATTGGCAAAATTTATAATTAAAAGTGATAAAAGACGCCTGTTAAGCACTTTTCAGGCGATCTCCCCTTCGATTTTGTCTGATTTATATCTTTATTTATCAATTTGTTAAATTTGACTCTCTCGCTTGCAAACGCCGCTTAGACATCGTGCAATATCATTGTCCTTTCTTATCGCTTCTCGCCTGATTCACCCCTGAAACATTCTCTCCTCCCGTTGAACTGCCGGATGACACATTAAGCGCACTTGAGATTGTTGTGCTTTATTTATTTGGTGTTACCAAACTGTTACACAAAAAATCTTATAAAACATTTGCAAACAACAACGGACGGTATCTGGGATGGAGAAGAAACGTAGAGGAGTCAAATCCGCTCGGGCGGCCTTCGGCTGGCCTGAAATCGGAGTTCATCGCGCACAATGGAGCGCGATGCTGATCTGCCTGACGGCGATTGGCGGGGCGCAGGCCTCCAGCTATATAGAGAACGGCCAGGCGGGCGATCCGGCCAGCTGGCGCAGCAGTGAGTTCAATGCGGAATGGGGGCTGGGGGCGATCCACGCCGACCAGGCCTACGCCGCCGGTTATACCGGAAAAGGCATCAAACTTGGCATTTTCGATCAGCCGGTTTACGCCAAGCACCCGGAGTTCGCCGGTGAGAATAAGGTGATCAATCTGGTTACCGAAGGCATCCGTGAATACACCGATCCCTATATTCCGGTGAAAAAAGGCGACGCTTTCCGCTATGACGGCACGCCGAGCGTGGATTCCGATGGCACGCTCGGTTCGCACGGCACCCACGTGGGCGGCATCGCCGCCGGCAGCCGAGACGGCGGCGCCATGCACGGCGTGGCGTTCAACGCGCAGATCATCAGCGCGGAGAACGGCGATCCCGGCCCGGAGGACGGCATCATCCTCGGCAACGACGGCGCGGTGTATAAGGCTGGTTGGGATGCGCTGGTGGCCAGCGGCGCGCGCATCATCAACAACAGCTGGGGCATCGGCATTACAGATAAATTCGCCAAGGGCGGTAAGAACCCGGCTTATCCGCATTTCACCGTTGACGATGCGCAAAAGCAGTTCGATCAGATTAAACAGATCCTCGGCACCAACCCCGGGGGCGCCTATCAGGGCGCGATCGACGCGGCCCGCAGCGGCGTGGTCACCATCTTCGCCGCCGGTAACGATTACAACCTGAACAATCCGGACGCCATGGCCGGCCTGGCCTATTTTGTGCCGGAGATTGCGCCGAACTGGCTGTCGGTCGCCAGCTTGCAGGATCCGACCAATACCGGCGATTACAGCATCAGCACCTTCTCTTCTCGCTGCGGTTATACCGCCAGCTTCTGCGTCTCGGCGCCGGGCACCCGGGTATACAGCTCGGTAATCGAAGGCACCAGCCTAGAGAATCTGACAACCGGCTACGCCAAATACAGCGGCACCTCGATGGCGGCGCCGCACGTGGCCGGCAGCGTCGCGGTGCTGATGGAGCGTTTCCCGTATCTGAGTGGCGCGCAGGTGGCGGAAGTGCTGAAAACCACTGCCACCGATATGGGCGCGCCGGGCATCGACGCGCTCTACGGTTGGGGGATGATCAACCTGGGCAAGGCCATCAACGGCCCGGGCATGTTGGTGACTGCCGAAGATATTCCTGCGGAGTTCCGTATTCCGGATCCGACGGGCGTGGCCTACGGCCCGACCCAGTTTGTGGTGGATCTGCCGGGCGTCGGCGCGGTGCTGGACAAGGGTAAACCGACCGAGCGCGTCTGCAGCGATGTGCTGTGCGGCCTGGATTTCTGGAGCAACGACATCTCCGGCCATGGCGGCCTGACCAAACAGGGCATCGGCACGTTGGTACTGACCGGTAACAACACCTATGCCGGCCCGACGCTGGTTAATCAGGGGCGGCTGGCGATCAACGGCTCGGTCACGTCGGATGTCAGCGTGCAGAACGGCGGCATCGTCGGCGGCAGCGGCACGGTCGGTTCGCTGACCGCCCGCCGTGGCGGCACCGTGGCGCCGGGCAACTCGATCGGTACCCTGAACGTGGCCGGCAACGTCAGCTTCGAGCCGGGTTCGCGCTATGCGGTGGAAGTGGGGCCGAACGGCCAGAGCGATCGGATCCAGAGCAGCGGAGCGGCGACGATTGGCGGCGGCGAGGTGGCGGTCACGCTGGAGAACAGCAGCAACCTGCTGACGCAAAGCGAGGTGCGCAGCCTGCTGGGCCAGCAGTACACCATCCTGAGCGCGCAGCAGGGGGTGAGCGGGCAGTTTGACGCGGTGGCACCGAACTACCTGTTCCTCGGCACCGGGCTGAGCTACCAGCCGAATGGGGTAACGCTGAGCGTCGGGCGCAACGGCACAAGCTTCGCCAGCGTGGCGCAGACGGCGAACGAGCGGGCGGTGGCGGCGGCGGCGGATGCGCTGGCGGCGGGCAACCCGGTGTACGAGAGCCTGCTCAGCAGCGGCTCGGCGGGCGAGGCGCGGCAGGCGTTCCGCCAGCTGTCGGGGCAAATCCATGCGGACATCGCGTCGGCGCTGGTGAACGACAGCCGCTACCTGCGTGAGGCGCTGAACGGGCGTCTGCGTCAGGCGGAAGGGCTGGCGAGCTCGTCGGCCATCAAGGCGGACGAGGACGGCGCCTGGGCGCAACTGCTGGGGGCGTGGGACCATGCATCGGGCGACGCCAACGCCACCGGCTATCAGGCCTCGACCTACGGGGTGCTGGTGGGGCTGGACTCGGCGGCGGCGGCCGACTGGCGGCTGGGGGTGGCGACCGGCTACACCCGCACCTCGCTGCACGGCGGGTACGGGTCGAAGGCGGACAGCGACAACTACCACCTGGCGGCGTACGGCGACAAGCAGTTTGGCGCGCTGGCGCTGCGCGGCGGGGCGGGCTACACCTGGCACCGCATCGACACCAAACGGTCGGTGAACTACGGGATGCAGTCGGACCGCGACACGGCGAAGTACAGCGCGCGCACCGAGCAGCTGTTCGCGGAAGCGGGTTACAGCGTGAAGGGTGAGTGGCTGAACCTGGAGCCGTTCGTCAACCTGGCGTACGTGAACTTTGAAAACAACGGCATCGCGGAAAGCGGCGGCGCAGCGGCGCTGCGCGGCGACAAGCAGCATACCGACGCGACGGTGTCGACGCTGGGAGTGCGTGCGGACACTGAGTGGCAGGTGAGCCCAGGCACGACGGTGGCGCTGCGCAGCGAGCTGGGGTGGCAACACCAGTACGGCGGGCTGGAGCGTGGCACCGGGCTGCGGTTCAACGGCGGCAACGCGCCGTTCGTGGTGGACAGCGTGCCGGTGTCGCGCGACGGGATGGTGCTGAAGGCGGGGGCGGAAGTGGCGGTGAACGAGAACGCCACGCTGTCGCTGGGCTACGGCGGGCTGCTGTCGCAGAACCACCAGGACAACAGCGTCAACGCCGGCTTCACCTGGCGCTTCTAAGCAACATCGACTCAATCCTTGTACGGGAACCGTCTGCGGGCGGTTCCTTTTTCACATCCTGCTAATGAGAACCCGGCGCACCTGGGGCGTCGGCCAATAACAAGCAAAAGGTAAGGAAATGACAACAACAATGGGTTTTGATAGCAAAGGAAACGCTCGTCGCTCGCCATGGCGGCTGAACGCGCTGGTCTGCTGCATGGCGCTGGCGGGGTATGCGCAGGCGGCGCCGCACGAGGTGAATGGCC
Above is a window of Serratia nematodiphila DZ0503SBS1 DNA encoding:
- the spy gene encoding ATP-independent periplasmic protein-refolding chaperone Spy, producing the protein MRKLTALFIASTLALGSASAAFAADTATAPAADAAPMKMMHHKGEGKGGPFAGLNLTEQQRQQMRDIMKESHQKRGPGMKEERQALHNLVASDSFDEAKAKAQIDAIGKAQSERMLARAKAENKMYNLLTPEQKKQYNENYQKREQKMMDHMNKMKEQMPAGQ
- the yhjD gene encoding inner membrane protein YhjD, which gives rise to MPTGPDQERREPAQDTPPKPLIAIKTGHETLDRRISGFSRLIERIKAWPSVAHLLRAAERFNDRLGSQFGAAITYFSFLSLIPILMVSFAAAGFVLASNPDLLARLINRIVGSISDPTLASTLKNTVNTAIQQRTTVGLTGLALALYSGISWMGNLREAIRAQSRDVWERNPQDQEKIYFKYTRDFISLTGLVVALIITLSLTSVAGSAQAAIVNALGLDGIEWLRPALTTIALSISIFANYLLFLWIFWMLPRHKPKKKALLRGTLLAAIGFEVIKFVMTMTLPQVAKSPSGAAFGSVIGLMAFFYFFARLTLFCAAWIATADYQGDKALPEREPPTR
- a CDS encoding Tm-1-like ATP-binding domain-containing protein, which translates into the protein MKDTSNFVYIATTADTKGQELEYVRRLIAALNLPTRTVDLSTRRLPFDSPADIGPEDVARHHPAGADAVFCASRGQAIAAMATAFERFILTRRDIAALLGLGGSGGTAIITPAMQQLPIGLPKVMVSSMAAGDVSAYVGASDINMLYSVTDLAGLNRISRRVLSNAARQIAGAVHFAAVDYHDNKPAIGLTTFGVTTPCVQALIAELGTQWDCLTFHATGSGGRSLEKLIDNRQLHGAIDLTTTEVADYLFGGVLPCNTDRFGAIARTGIPCVLSCGAIDMINFGAPNTVPARYANRLRHHHNPQVTLVRTSARENALMGRWMGEKINACAGEVRFVIPAGGVSALDAPGQPFWDPAALAAFTQALEETVYATDKRRLIKTPYHINDPRFAQAVAEQFRRIVGGE
- the tnpA gene encoding IS200/IS605 family transposase, whose protein sequence is MGLYRSSSHVFWRCKYHLVWTPKYRFKILRDKVGKELYRTIYILCNMKDCEVLELNIQPDHVHLVVIVPPKLSISTLMGVLKGRSAIRLYNRFPHIRKKLWGNHFWARGYFVDTVGVNEEIIRRYVKYQDKKDQEIEQQMELLQD
- a CDS encoding TetR/AcrR family transcriptional regulator, translating into MHEVYVPIDAFPTPFDPSLTSTRAKTYRLLLASAMTLYDEGAFPSITELAAHAQVSRATAYRYFPTQSALISAVVAESLGPILEWRPQDDDALKRIQQLLTFAYPQMERHEGALRAALQLSLQQWAHATPGEKFVRGNRKRLLALAVEPLQGKLPPDSLQRVIHAFSLIYGSEVFLVLKDIWGLELESIQDVTQWMAKAILRQAEEDATNCKKTSAG
- a CDS encoding autotransporter serine protease — encoded protein: MLICLTAIGGAQASSYIENGQAGDPASWRSSEFNAEWGLGAIHADQAYAAGYTGKGIKLGIFDQPVYAKHPEFAGENKVINLVTEGIREYTDPYIPVKKGDAFRYDGTPSVDSDGTLGSHGTHVGGIAAGSRDGGAMHGVAFNAQIISAENGDPGPEDGIILGNDGAVYKAGWDALVASGARIINNSWGIGITDKFAKGGKNPAYPHFTVDDAQKQFDQIKQILGTNPGGAYQGAIDAARSGVVTIFAAGNDYNLNNPDAMAGLAYFVPEIAPNWLSVASLQDPTNTGDYSISTFSSRCGYTASFCVSAPGTRVYSSVIEGTSLENLTTGYAKYSGTSMAAPHVAGSVAVLMERFPYLSGAQVAEVLKTTATDMGAPGIDALYGWGMINLGKAINGPGMLVTAEDIPAEFRIPDPTGVAYGPTQFVVDLPGVGAVLDKGKPTERVCSDVLCGLDFWSNDISGHGGLTKQGIGTLVLTGNNTYAGPTLVNQGRLAINGSVTSDVSVQNGGIVGGSGTVGSLTARRGGTVAPGNSIGTLNVAGNVSFEPGSRYAVEVGPNGQSDRIQSSGAATIGGGEVAVTLENSSNLLTQSEVRSLLGQQYTILSAQQGVSGQFDAVAPNYLFLGTGLSYQPNGVTLSVGRNGTSFASVAQTANERAVAAAADALAAGNPVYESLLSSGSAGEARQAFRQLSGQIHADIASALVNDSRYLREALNGRLRQAEGLASSSAIKADEDGAWAQLLGAWDHASGDANATGYQASTYGVLVGLDSAAAADWRLGVATGYTRTSLHGGYGSKADSDNYHLAAYGDKQFGALALRGGAGYTWHRIDTKRSVNYGMQSDRDTAKYSARTEQLFAEAGYSVKGEWLNLEPFVNLAYVNFENNGIAESGGAAALRGDKQHTDATVSTLGVRADTEWQVSPGTTVALRSELGWQHQYGGLERGTGLRFNGGNAPFVVDSVPVSRDGMVLKAGAEVAVNENATLSLGYGGLLSQNHQDNSVNAGFTWRF
- the pdeR gene encoding cyclic di-GMP phosphodiesterase, which gives rise to MPADQGPELLSAHFGTQSPHWRLAFDSNALELSAIKGKAHVAVALSAMEAAKIRRLTGVTASLELTITLAGEPLHLHLVGRRVNNLEWAGTASAFSDTQSVARDLVHGLSFAEQVVSEANSVIVIVDQHGRIQRFNRLSEEYTGLHEHEVIGKNVFQLFMSPEEAAASRRNIAGFFRNGSSYEVERWVKTVKGERLFLFRNKFVHSGSGKNEVFLICSGTDITEERRAQERLRVLANTDLITGLPNRNAIQDKINHAIATRGEESFGLVYLDLDNFKKVNDAYGHMFGDRLLVEVALAILGCLSPDQVLARLGGDEFLVLAPQSDRERLQTLAQRIIDRLKTPFRIGLIEVYTGCSIGIALCPEHGNDLDSLIRSADTAMYVAKEHGKRTYTVFSPEMNKRVAEYMWLDTNLRKGLEQNQLVLYYQPKIDAHSGEVHSVEALVRWDSPERGLIPPLQFISYAEESGLIGPLGQWVLQTAAGQAAQWQEQGLNLRVAVNLSARQLADDSIVNDLLGVLHRHRMAPCLLDFELTESSLIEDENRARALITRLRELGAQVHLDDFGTGYSSLAQLARIPLDAIKLDKSFVRGVNFNPVSQSLVRAIVAAAEALAFRVIAEGVETESENHFLDEVGVDEKQGFLFARPMLPEQLEHWLQSYRPRSPSA
- a CDS encoding crotonase/enoyl-CoA hydratase family protein; this translates as MKLLNHPTCRPFTEAGNLSQISAYYEEGRHIMWMLLRAAPRPCFNQALIEDIMTLAQAAKESSLRFDFWVTGSLVPNMFNVGGDLQFFAEAIKNRKREAMMAYARACIDCVHAAARGFDTGAVSIAMVEGSALGGGFEAALAHHFVLAQNNARMGFPEIAFNLFPGMGGYSLVARKAGMRLAEELIWGGESHTAEWFESRGLVDQLFQPGDAYLATRTFIDTIRPKLNGMRAMLRARQRVLQLTRSELMDITEDWVHSAFTIEEKDRAYIERLVMLQDRHTLNLRRAG